One Helianthus annuus cultivar XRQ/B chromosome 12, HanXRQr2.0-SUNRISE, whole genome shotgun sequence genomic region harbors:
- the LOC110893277 gene encoding F-box/kelch-repeat protein At3g17530, which translates to MADLPTHTIVFEILTRLPAKDVGRSKSVCKQWYALLSTQDFVKIHCSRSVVSSNQRVLLIDDLTCSVRPIISNNNDYGPSSTVTFPFHHQNNDVSILSHLNGLLCVCLNHTYELLLWNPTTTAFKRLSTPDSHGFYINNLDAIGLYVDADDDYKVLHIKRRSGVLGVYVYSREVDSWRNIPFITRQEYLSPHFNWSAGTFCGGTLYFTVCECWIGGTNVVICFDVNSEQFKEISFPPVPSNGMVQGVLVNGKNVLHMFASTGMFEMTIDLWTLQGDYWIKVLSCPPIPPISLSLWYLSFFQFTMTNGLSNPRNHASSSSASTKAEKRKEYQKRYYAARKENNKVSKFGSGDAPKVLHQYL; encoded by the exons ATGGCTGACCTTCCTACTCATACAATCGTGTTTGAGATATTAACGAGGCTGCCAGCAAAGGATGTAGGTCGTTCTAAGAGTGTATGTAAGCAATGGTATGCGTTATTGTCAACACAAGATTTCGTAAAGATACATTGTTCTCGCTCAGTAGTTTCATCTAACCAGAGAGTTCTACTAATTGACGACCTAACGTGTTCTGTTCGTCCAATCATCTCTAATAACAATGACTATGGTCCAAGCTCAACAGTTACATTTCCATTCCATCACCAAAATAATGATGTCTCAATACTTTCACATTTGAACGGATTGTTGTGTGTTTGCTTGAATCATACATACGAGCTGcttctttggaatccaacaacTACTGCTTTCAAGCGTTTGTCAACCCCTGATTCTCATGGATTCTATATAAATAACCTTGATGCCATTGGTTTGTACGTTGACGCTGACGATGATTACAAGGTCTTGCATATAAAGCGTAGGAGTGGTGTACTTGGTGTCTATGTTTATTCTAGGGAAGTAGACTCTTGGAGAAATATTCCTTTCATAACAAGACAAGAGTACCTAAGCCCTCATTTCAATTGGTCAGCTGGCACATTTTGTGGTGGTACTCTATATTTCACTGTTTGCGAATGTTGGATTGGAGGTACGAATGTGGTGATTTGTTTTGATGTTAATTCGGAGCAGTTCAAGGAGATAAGCTTTCCACCCGTTCCTTCTAATGGAATGGTTCAAGGTGTTTTAGTTAATGGAAAAAATGTGCTTCACATGTTTGCTAGCACTGGCATGTTTGAGATGACAATTGACCTATGGACACTACAAGGGGATTACTGGATTAAGGTCTTATCATGTCCTCCGATCCCCCCGATATCATTGTCATTGTG GTATTTGTCATTTTTTCAATTTACAATGACTAATGGACTCTCAAACCCTCGAAATCATGCTTCTAGCTCGAGTGCATCTACTAAAGCTGAAAAACGAAAAGAGTATCAAAAAAGATACTATGCTGCACGCAAAGAAAATAACAAAGTATCTAAATTTGGGAGTGGTGATGCCCCCAAAGTGCTTCATCAATATCTTTAA
- the LOC110893276 gene encoding uncharacterized protein LOC110893276, producing the protein MNNRSTERTPLRSLQTNITQFLQTTNENASSVSTTKCKEYNEGCSNTPNDNGMRISNGSQVNQTPIDDVIDVVRHRTSRGIQIHPRTLLPQFAEVVDQPSLQHGSVEDDPYNFVYNGVPGEHRVLKERGACPNCGAKRFQFEFDTFCCMSGKTVLANLEIPEELYRLFTSQDEIGDLFRQNIRAYNTNFSFASMGVTLDDTLNNMRDGVYTFRAHKGIYHRIDQLVPRDGTPRRLAELGPLDNYRVTLNTSVELDQRVYNRPTTSEVAGIWVKGNDNITSYKRSIVVYGRSEYRQTIQPYFSCYDPLSYPLFFPNGESGWHANIPRQGVSINEVRNNDNIEGEMEEANTRSGRTTVAMREYYCYKFQIRSSDNVLLFGGRLLQQFVVDVYIKIETSRLEFCERNQEKIRAELYQGIVDCVNTGEVHANRVGKRIVLPASFIGGPRDMRRRFLDAMTLVQDDGKPDVFLTMTCNPKWPEICDNLHVGQTATDRPDLVSRVFRAKLEDLKDQLFKKHVLGEVKSYVYVIEFQKRGLPHAHFLLIMYPQHKINNADHYDKVVCAEIPNKLTHPRLHEMVVKHMIHGPCGNLRSSSPCMQGDPKICRFHYPRQFNEQTTQGEDSYPLYRRRDTGIEVDLRGQTLDNRWVVPYNPRLLMMFNCHMNVEVCSSIKSVKYLFKYVYKGHDKQVIQVDQSEPGVVINEIKRFQDTRYISPPEAMWRIFSFSLSQIFPAVLALQLHLPNNQMVRFRDDDLMPNIVDRV; encoded by the exons ATGAATAATAGGTCAACAGAAAGGACACCGTTAAGAAGTTTACAAACTAATATTACTCAATTTCTACAAACAACAAATGAGAACGCCTCAAGTGTTTCTACTACAAAATGCAAGGAGTACAATGAAGGATGTTCTAATACACCAAACGATAATGGAATGCGTATTTCAAATGGCAGTCAAGTCAACCAAACCCCGATAGATGATGTAATTGACGTAGTCAGGCATAGAACATCACGAG gtattcAAATTCATCCGCGTACTTTGTTACCCCAATTTGCTGAAGTAGTTGATCAACCTTCACTCCAACATGGGAGCGTAGAAGATGATCCTTATAATTTTGTTTACAATGGTGTACCTGGAGAGCATCGTGTTTTAAAGGAACGAGGCGCATGTCCTAATTGTGGAGCAAAACGATTTCAATTTGAATTTGATACCTTTTGTTGTATGAGTGGGAAAACCGTGTTAGCAAACTTAGAAATTCCAGAGGAATTGTACCGACTTTTCACGTCTCAAGATGAAATTGGAGATTTGTTTAGGCAAAACATCCGTGCTTATAACACCAATTTTTCTTTTGCCTCAATGGGTGTGACATTGGATGATACATTGAACAATATGAGAGACGGCGTATATACTTTTCGTGCACATAAAGGAATATATCACAGAATCGACCAATTAGTTCCGAGGGATGGGACTCCTAG AAGACTTGCGGAACTAGGACCTCTGGACAACTATAGAGTCACTTTGAATACTTCGGTTGAACTTGACCAAAGGGTGTACAACCGACCAACGACATCGGag GTTGCTGGTATTTGGGTTAAAGGTAATGACAATATCACTTCGTATAAACGAAGTATTGTAGTGTACGGTAGGTCTGAATATAGACAAACTATTCAGCCGTACTTCAGTTGTTACGATCCATTGTCGTATCCTTTATTTTTTCCTAATGGTGAGTCGGGTTGGCATGCTAACATACCACGTCAAGGAGTATCAATCAATGAGGTTCGCAACAATGACAACATCGAAGGAGAAATGGAAG AGGCTAACACACGAAGTGGTAGAACAACCGTGGCTATGCGAGAGTACTACTGTTACAAGTTCCAGATTCGATCTAGCGATAATGTGCTTTTGTTCGGTGGTAGGCTGCTACAGCAGTTTGTGGTTGATGTTTACATCAAAATTGAGACGTCACGCTTAGAATTTTGTGAGAGAAACCAGGAAAAAATTCGAGCCGAATTGTACCAAGGTATTGTGGATTGCGTCAATACTGGCGAGGTTCATGCAAACAGAGTCGGGAAAAGAATTGTGTTGCCTGCATCTTTCATCGGGGGGCCTCGCGACATGCGACGTCGGTTTCTAGATGCGATGACGTTAGTTCAAGACGACGGCAAGCCTGATGTATTCCTTACAATGACATGTAATCCTAAGTGGCCTGAGATATGTGATAACTTACATGTTGGTCAAACTGCTACAGATCGTCCAGACCTTGTTTCAAGAGTGTTCCGGGCTAAATTAGAAGATCTTAAGGATCAACTCTTCAAGAAACATGTCCTCGGGGAAGTTAAGTCATACGTCTATGTCATTGAATTTCAAAAGCGGGGTTTGCCGCACGCACATTTTCTCCTAATCATGTACCCGCAACACAAGATCAATAACGCGGACCATTATGATAAGGTTGTGTGTGCTGAAATTCCTAACAAACTAACACATCCCAGATTGCATGAGATGGTTGTCAAGCACATGATTCATGGTCCTTGCGGCAATTTACGATCAAGCAGTCCTTGTATGCAGGGTGATCCTAAAATTTGTCGTTTTCACTATCCTAGACAATTTAACGAACAGACGACACAAGGAGAAGATTCGTATCCGTTGTATCGAAGGAGAGACACCGGGATAGAAGTGGACCTACGAGGACAAACACTTGATAATAGATGGGTGGTCCCATATAACCCAAGGCTTTTGATGATGTTTAACTGCCACATGAATGTTGAAGTTTGCTCAAGTATAAAATCTGTGAAATATCTTTTCAAATATGTTTATAAAGGACATGACAAACAGGTTATTCAAGTCGATCAAAGTGAGCCAGGGGTTGTTATTAATGAGATAAAAAGATTTCAAGATACACGCTACATATCGCCCCCAGAGGCTATGTGGCGAATTTTTTCCTTCTctctttctcaaatctttcctGCTGTTCTAGCCTTACAACTTCATCTCCCAAATAATCAGATGGTTAGATTTAGAGATGATGACTTGATGCCTAATATTGTTGATagggtgtga
- the LOC110893275 gene encoding ATP-dependent DNA helicase PIF1-like — MLTTFFDQNRNDETARVHLYKDFPKHYTWNGSTRRWSRRFGKKQRGRIVSANPAEGERYYLRLLLSNVRGPTSFEHLCTVNGQRCATFRKAALELGLIEDDEYLSQCLEEASTFQFPNALRRLFATIMIFCQPGDIRKLWNDHFDSLSEDHRLHCQSIERVQNMVLTEISVLVQSMGKNFNEFDLPKITDDVNLQDAGYRELQEEYGIVLEPEHLSAKHSLNPDQKNVFDEIMMHVDNDLPGVFFIDGPGGTGKTFLYIALLAEIRSRGLIALATASSGAAANNMPGGRTAHSRFKIPLNLENNSMCNIKKQSGAAKLIRSAKIIIWDEASMAKRQAIEAVDRTFQDIIGVSLPFGGKIMVMGGDFRQVLPVIKRGTRAQIVDSSVRMSPLWSLTKKMRLTINMRALKDPWFSKFLLRVGDGTEEPIEGNYIRIPDDMTIQCNNRENAIKELIHAIFPSIQDNVYSSDYIISRAILSTKNDSVDEINNQMIEIFQGEEKVYYSFDEAEDDQRNFYPVEFLNSLNVSGLPPHKLHLKIGCPIILLRNIDPSHGLCNGTRLICKGFMRNVIDAEIAVGQHAGKRVFLPRIPLTLSEDDMFPFKLKRKQFPIRISFSMTINKAQGQTIPNVGIYLPDSVFSHGQLYVALSRGISRQSTKVLVHLAKEFKQRGVYTSNVVYQEVLRD; from the coding sequence ATGCTAACAACATTTTTTGATCAGAATAGAAACGATGAAACAGCAAGGGTACATttgtataaagattttccaaaacACTATACTTGGAATGGAAGCACACGCCGTTGGAGTCGTCGTTTCGGTAAAAAACAAAGAGGTCGTATCGTTTCCGCTAATCCAGCCGAAGGAGAAAGGTACTACTTACGCCTACTTTTGTCAAATGTCAGAGGGCCTACTTCTTTCGAACATCTTTGCACAGTTAATGGTCAACGGTGTGCGACATTTCGGAAAGCAGCTCTTGAGTTAGGCTTAATAGAAGACGATGAATATCTATCACAATGTCTCGAAGAAGCCTCTACGTTTCAGTTTCCCAATGCTCTTAGAAGGTTATTTGCGACCATAATGATTTTTTGCCAACCTGGAGATATTCGAAAGTTATGGAATGACCACTTTGATTCACTATCTGAAGATCATCGGTTACACTGTCAAAGTATAGAACGAGTTCAAAATATGGTTCTTACCGAAATAAGTGTCTTGGTACAATCCATGGGTAAAAATTTCAATGAATTcgaccttcctaagataactGACGATGTTAACTTACAAGATGCAGGTTATCGTGAGTTACAAGAAGAGTATGGGATTGTTTTGGAACCTGAACACTTGAGTGCCAAACATTCACTTAATCCGGAccaaaaaaatgtgtttgatgAGATCATGATGCATGTTGATAATGATCTTCCAGGCGTGTTCTTTATTGATGGTCCAGGTGGAACTGGAAAAACATTTTTATACATTGCCTTGCTTGCTGAAATTCGGTCACGTGGTCTTATTGCTCTCGCAACAGCTTCATCAGGTGCAGCGGCTAATAATATGCCAGGAGGTAGAACGGCTCACTCGAGATTCAAGATTCCTCTTAATCTTGAAAATAATTCAATGTGCAATATTAAAAAACAGAGTGGGGCCGCTAAACTGATTCGCTCTGCCAAAATAATCATATGGGATGAAGCGTCGATGGCTAAACGACAAGCGATAGAGGCAGTCGATCGTACATTCCAAGACATTATAGGTGTTAGTCTCCCATTTGGTGGAAAGATAATGGTTATGGGAGGTGACTTCAGACAGGTGTTGCCGGTTATCAAACGTGGCACTCGAGCACAGATTGTAGACTCCAGCGTACGAATGTCACCTCTTTGGTCTTTGACTAAGAAGATGCGGTTGACCATAAATATGAGAGCGCTGAAAGATCCATGGTTTTCTAAATTTCTTTTAAGAGTCGGCGATGGAACTGAAGAACCAATCGAAGGAAACTATATCCGCATACCCGATGACATGACAATTCAGTGCAACAACAGAGAAAACGCTATAAAAGAATTGATCCATGCCATCTTTCCATCAATTCAAGATAATGTATATTCTTCAGATTATATAATCTCTAGAGCAATATTGTCCACTAAAAATGATAGTGTTGACGAGATTAATAATCAAATGATTGaaatttttcaaggggaggaaaAAGTTTATTACAGTTTTGATGAAGCTGAAGACGATCAGCGCAACTTCTATCCGGTCGAGTTCTTAAATTCGCTAAATGTTAGTGGTTTGCCGCCTCATAAGCTTCATTTAAAAATTGGATGCCCAATAATATTGTTACGTAATATCGATCCATCACATGGCCTGTGTAATGGCACGCGGTTGATATGTAAAGGTTTCATGCGAAATGTTATTGATGCGGAAATTGCAGTCGGTCAACATGCCGGAAAAAGAGTTTTTTTGCCAAGAATCCCTCTAACCCTTTCTGAAGATGACATGTTCCCATTTAAGctgaaaagaaaacaatttccaATTCGAATTAGCTTTTCCATGACGATTAATAAAGCTCAAGGTCAAACAATTCCGAACGTTGGTATTTATCTACCGGATTCTGTATTTTCACATGGACAACTTTATGTCGCGTTATCAAGAGGGATTTCAAGACAAAGTACGAAGGTGTTGGTACATCTCGCCAAAGAATTCAAACAACGCGGAGTTTACACATCAAATGTTGTCTACCAGGAAGTGTTGCGTGATTAA